A region of Procambarus clarkii isolate CNS0578487 chromosome 48, FALCON_Pclarkii_2.0, whole genome shotgun sequence DNA encodes the following proteins:
- the LOC123764653 gene encoding prophage side tail fiber protein homolog StfR-like, whose protein sequence is MVDYYTASCVTDAKAEEAASAAEAKAEEAASAAEAKAEEAASAAEAKAEEAASAAEVKVEEAASAAEAKVEEAASAAEAKAEEAASAAEVKVEEAASAAEAKAEEAASAAEAKVEEAASAAEAKAEEAASAAEAKVEEAASAAEAKAEEAASAAEAKVEEAASAAETKVEEAASAAEAKAEEAASAADAKVEEAASAAEAKAEEAASGAEAKPEEAASAAEAKTEEAVSGLIIILSERSILYEMLFTIVSASGLRETHEPPSRPNTSTTGRRETHEPPTRTNTSTTGRRETHESPTRTNTSTTGRRETHEPPSRPNTSTTGRRETHESSTRTNTSTRTPGDPQDPTPPPGRRETHELLHKNQHLHHRTPGDPRALHKNQHLHHRTPGDPRAPPQEPTPPPGRRETHEPSTRTNTSTRTPGDPRALHKTQHLHQDAGRPTSPPQDPTPPPGRRETHEPSTRPNTSTRTPGDPRALHKTQHLHQDAGRPTSPPQDPTPPPGRRETHEPSTRPNTSTRTPPNNTPLDLNEALC, encoded by the exons ATGGTAGACTATTATACAGCTAGTTGTGTCACTGACGCCAAGGCCGAGGAAGCTGCTAGTGCCGCTGAAGCCAAGGCCGAGGAAGCTGCTAGTGCCGCTGAAGCCAAGGCCGAGGAAGCTGCTAGTGCCGCTGAAGCCAAGGCCGAGGAAGCTGCTAGTGCCGCTGAAGTCAAGGTCGAGGAAGCTGCTAGTGCCGCTGAAGCCAAGGTCGAGGAAGCTGCTAGTGCCGCTGAAGCCAAGGCCGAGGAAGCTGCTAGTGCCGCTGAAGTCAAGGTCGAGGAAGCTGCTAGTGCCGCTGAAGCCAAGGCCGAGGAAGCTGCTAGTGCCGCTGAAGCTAAGGTCGAGGAAGCTGCTAGTGCCGCTGAAGCGAAGGCCGAGGAAGCTGCTAGTGCCGCTGAAGCCAAGGTCGAGGAAGCTGCTAGTGCCGCTGAAGCGAAGGCCGAGGAAGCTGCTAGTGCCGCTGAAGCCAAGGTCGAGGAAGCTGCTAGTGCCGCTGAAACCAAGGTCGAAGAAGCTGCTAGTGCCGCTGAAGCGAAGGCCGAGGAAGCTGCTAGTGCCGCTGACGCCAAGGTCGAGGAAGCTGCTAGTGCCGCTGAAGCGAAGGCCGAGGAAGCTGCTAGTGGCGCTGAAGCCAAGCCCGAGGAAGCTGCTAGTGCCGCTGAAGCCAAGACTGAGGAAGCTGTTAGTGGATTAATTATAATTCTCTCTGAACGAAGCATTTTATATGAAATGTTGTTCACTATTGTATCCGCCAGTGGCTT GCGGGAGACCCACGAGCCCCCCTCAagacccaacacctccaccacaggACGCCGGGAGACCCACGAGCCCCCCACAagaaccaacacctccaccacaggACGCCGGGAGACCCACGAGTCCCCCACAagaaccaacacctccaccacaggACGCCGGGAGACCCACGAGCCCCCCTCAagacccaacacctccaccacaggACGCCGGGAGACCCACGAGTCCTCCACAagaaccaacacctccaccaggaCGCCGGGAGACCCACAagacccaacacctccaccaggaCGCCGGGAGACCCACGAGCTCCTCCACAagaaccaacacctccaccacaggACGCCGGGAGACCCACGAGCCCTCCACAagaaccaacacctccaccacaggACGCCGGGAGACCCACGAGCTCCTCCACAagaaccaacacctccaccaggaCGCCGGGAGACCCACGAGCCCTCCACAagaaccaacacctccaccaggaCGCCGGGAGACCCACGAGCCCTCCACAagacccaacacctccaccaggaCGCCGGGAGACCCACGAGCCCTCCACAagacccaacacctccaccaggaCGCCGGGAGACCCACGAGCCCTCCACAagacccaacacctccaccaggaCGCCGGGAGACCCACGAGCCCTCCACAagacccaacacctccaccaggaCGCCGGGAGACCCACGAGCCCTCCACAagacccaacacctccaccaggaCGCCGGGAGACCCACGAGCCCTCCACAagacccaacacctccaccaggaCGCCGCCCAACAACACACCGCTGGATCTTAACGAGGCTCTTTGTTAA
- the LOC123764654 gene encoding uncharacterized protein, with product MWVSSNKEMWVSSNKEMWVSSNKEMWVSSNKEMWVSSNKEMWVSSNKEMWVSSNKEMWVSSNKEMWVSSNKEMWVSINKEMWVSSNKEMWVSSNKEMWVSSNKEMWVSSNKEMWVSSNKEMWVSSNKEMWVSINKEMWVSSNKEMWVSSNKEMWVSSNKEMWVSSNKEMWVSSNKEMWVSSNKEMWVSSNKEMWVSSNKEMWVSSNKEMWVSSNKEMWVSSNKEMWVSSNKEMWVSSNKEMWVSSNKEMWVSSNKEMWVSSNKEMWVSSNKETWVSSNKERGCTVEAE from the coding sequence ATGTGGGTGTCAAGTAATAAGGAGATGTGGGTGTCAAGTAATAAGGAGATGTGGGTGTCAAGTAATAAGGAGATGTGGGTGTCAAGTAATAAGGAGATGTGGGTGTCAAGTAATAAGGAGATGTGGGTGTCAAGTAATAAGGAGATGTGGGTGTCAAGTAATAAGGAGATGTGGGTGTCAAGTAATAAGGAGATGTGGGTGTCAAGTAATAAGGAGATGTGGGTGTCAATTAATAAGGAGATGTGGGTGTCAAGTAATAAGGAGATGTGGGTGTCAAGTAATAAGGAGATGTGGGTGTCAAGTAATAAGGAGATGTGGGTGTCAAGTAATAAGGAGATGTGGGTGTCAAGTAATAAGGAGATGTGGGTGTCAAGTAATAAGGAGATGTGGGTGTCAATTAATAAGGAGATGTGGGTGTCAAGTAATAAGGAGATGTGGGTGTCAAGTAATAAGGAGATGTGGGTGTCAAGTAATAAGGAGATGTGGGTGTCAAGTAATAAGGAGATGTGGGTGTCAAGTAATAAGGAGATGTGGGTGTCAAGTAATAAGGAGATGTGGGTGTCAAGTAATAAGGAGATGTGGGTGTCAAGTAATAAGGAGATGTGGGTGTCAAGTAATAAGGAGATGTGGGTGTCAAGTAATAAGGAGATGTGGGTGTCAAGTAATAAGGAGATGTGGGTGTCAAGTAATAAGGAGATGTGGGTGTCAAGTAATAAGGAGATGTGGGTGTCAAGTAATAAGGAGATGTGGGTGTCAAGTAATAAGGAGATGTGGGTGTCAAGTAATAAGGAGATGTGGGTGTCAAGTAATAAGGAGACGTGGGTGTCAAGTAATAAGGAGAGAGGGTGCACAGTGGAGGCGGAGTAG